The nucleotide window CACCAGGATCCGAAGCCTTAAGCCTTGGCAACTGATACGGTTGAACACGATACTCATTCAACAGTTTCTCACGATCCTCAGCCGCAACAATCTCATGCTTAGGCACAAGTACATGGCTAAAGATGTTGAACGATGGGAAAATCCTTGGAATAAGCTCCACTGGCGCCCTCTTGGAACTTCCTTTAGCTTGCTGCTTTGCTGCCTGAGTCAAGCGTCCACCTGTGACAAGAACGCCTTTGTCCACTCCCTGCTCAATCATGACTTTTCTGACCTGACCCATAGCTTGGACGCCAACAGTGCCCTGCGAAGACCAGCAGTAGATTAGCATTTTCTTGCCCTCACCCGTTTTCACAAGGAAACTTGTGCCCTCCTTGTGCTTTTTCTTGCTGATCTGCTTGTAGCCGCGCAACTCTATCAGAATCTGCGCTTTACGTTCTTCAATGGTTTCTCCAGCGCTCAAACAACAACCCCAACAATATCTGAAAGCGTTGTAGTCAACAGCGCTCAAACAACCCTTAAACTTTACGCTTCACACAGCCCACACAATATTTTCAGCTAGCACTCCATGAAACCATTATCCCGCCCTTCGCGTAACTTAAATACGCGCTAATGTCTCTATCTGCAATGAACCAGCGACAGCCTAGAGGCAAAAGCCATGGTTGTTGAAGAACAACACGAAGAGGAGAAACCTGCAGAGGAAAAATACGAACGACTGGAAGACCTACCAGGTGTTGGACCAGCTACAGCCCAAAAACTGCGCGAACTCGGCTTCAACACCGTTGAATCCATGGCAACCGCAGCCATCAAAGAACTCGAACCTGCAGGCATAAGCGAAAAAAAAGCCCTAGACATCATACGCGCCGCTAGGTCAACTTTAGCGCTCACTTTTATGCGTGCCGATGAACTGATGAAAATACGCCAAAGCGTCATGCGCCTCACCACAGGCAGCAAAGCAATAGACGAGATAATAGCAGGCGGCTTAGAAACACAAACCATAACCGAATTTTACGGCGAATACGGAACCGGCAAAAGCCAACTCTGCCACCAAATGTGCGTCAACGTCCAGCTGCCCAACGAACGCGGCGGACTGAACGGAGGCGCATTATACATCGACACCGAAAATACGTTCCGAACCGAACGCATTATCCAAATGGCACAACATATGGGATTAAACCCAGAAGACGTGATCAAACGAATCATATTCGCAGAGGCCTACACCTCAGATCATCAAATGTTTCTTTTGGAAAACGCTGACAAAATCGTCAAAGAAAACAACATCCGCCTCATAGTCATCGACTCCTTAACTGCCCACTTCCGCAGCGAGTACCTAGGTAGAGAAATGTTAGCTGAGAGGCAGCAGAAACTCAACAAACACATGCATAGACTAATCCGCCTAGCCCGAGCCTTCAACGCAGTCGCCGCCGTGACCAACCAAGTCATGGCTAAACCCGATGTCTTCTTCGGCGACGCAGTTCACCCAGTAGGCGGACATATCGTAGCCCACACTAGTCACACACGCGTGTACCTGCGCAAATCATCTCGCGGGCCACTCCGCATCGCTCGGCTCGTATCGAGTCCCTACCTCCCCGAGGGCGAAAGAGTTTTCAAGATAACTGAGAATGGTGTAGAAGACACATCTGAAGAGGATCAGCAGGGAAGACGATAATTGACCAAGCCTGTTCCAAAAGTCTATGCTACAAGATTCTTCCAACTGGTGACATCTCGGCAATTTGCCGAAGCTGAACGCATTCTCGAACGCGTCAAACAAAAAATGCATGTGAGCGACCGCAACCGAGGCTATTTCCAAGCATTGTACGGCATGCTCCTAACAATGAAGAACAGCGACCGATACGCGTTTCTATCCACCGCAGACCTAACCGACAAAAAGCAACTGAAGAACTGCCGAAAAGAGTTTCTGAGCCACATGGAAAGTCGTCTCCACGATGACTACGACCGCGGATATTTCGAAGCTTGGGCAGACTACATGCGAATACTGCCAAAAATCGAGGTTCCACCAGTCAGCAACAAAAACACCCAGAAAGTAGCTGAAGAAGAAAGGATTCAGGAAGAAAAACCAGAAGTGCTCGTGACTCAGGAAAAAGTTGAGGCGAAAAGCAAAACAGAGCCTGCTGA belongs to Candidatus Bathyarchaeia archaeon and includes:
- the radA gene encoding DNA repair and recombination protein RadA, producing MVVEEQHEEEKPAEEKYERLEDLPGVGPATAQKLRELGFNTVESMATAAIKELEPAGISEKKALDIIRAARSTLALTFMRADELMKIRQSVMRLTTGSKAIDEIIAGGLETQTITEFYGEYGTGKSQLCHQMCVNVQLPNERGGLNGGALYIDTENTFRTERIIQMAQHMGLNPEDVIKRIIFAEAYTSDHQMFLLENADKIVKENNIRLIVIDSLTAHFRSEYLGREMLAERQQKLNKHMHRLIRLARAFNAVAAVTNQVMAKPDVFFGDAVHPVGGHIVAHTSHTRVYLRKSSRGPLRIARLVSSPYLPEGERVFKITENGVEDTSEEDQQGRR
- a CDS encoding DNA-directed RNA polymerase subunit H produces the protein MFPSFNIFSHVLVPKHEIVAAEDREKLLNEYRVQPYQLPRLKASDPGAKAIGAKPGDVVRIIRDSPTAGKYTSYRYVVEG